One genomic segment of Nitratidesulfovibrio sp. includes these proteins:
- a CDS encoding TadE/TadG family type IV pilus assembly protein produces MFETRNTMPPAPPGGTRRGLRHLPSSRALAQRGLAALEVALMLPVIAALLYVLVEGGNTIRAYSALTEASRAGARHVVMNDDAAGVQALVRSLATTLDPNALTATAVKDTGKQMVTVTVQYAYKSVFTSNPYNGDPHDALYTFSASTSMPTP; encoded by the coding sequence ATGTTCGAAACACGCAACACCATGCCACCGGCCCCGCCCGGCGGAACGCGCAGGGGACTGCGCCACCTTCCGTCGTCGCGGGCGCTGGCCCAGCGCGGCCTGGCCGCGCTGGAAGTGGCCCTGATGCTGCCGGTCATCGCCGCGCTGCTCTACGTACTGGTGGAGGGAGGCAACACCATCCGCGCCTACTCCGCCCTGACCGAGGCCAGCCGCGCGGGTGCGCGCCACGTTGTCATGAACGACGACGCGGCGGGCGTGCAGGCTCTCGTCCGCTCGCTGGCCACCACGCTGGACCCCAACGCCCTGACGGCCACCGCCGTCAAGGACACGGGCAAGCAGATGGTCACGGTAACCGTGCAGTATGCCTACAAGTCGGTATTCACGAGCAATCCCTACAACGGAGACCCCCATGACGCGCTCTACACGTTTTCCGCAAGCACCAGCATGCCCACGCCGTAA